Below is a window of Vanessa tameamea isolate UH-Manoa-2023 chromosome 11, ilVanTame1 primary haplotype, whole genome shotgun sequence DNA.
GGTGTATATAAGTTTGATAAGTAAAAAGGAGCCGCCTTTATCGGTATGAAGTCCATGGAAGCATACATATGTTACTTTTTCTTCCtcgttattaaatatgtacagtGCCATGACAATGAATTATACGAATATCTCAATAGAACGGATCGCTCAACATGTCAACTTTACGAGTTTAAGGAGGACCATCCGGTACGTTTAAACAGTGTATCCGTATTTTAACCCAAAGATAGACGTGAGAATAGAcctgttttagttttaattgaatGCCTTTTTGATTTCAAAAGCGATGCAAATTATGTTGACCAAAACTATAGCTATcgttacaaagtttttttttcgctACTGTATaagtaactaattttatttacaacatttcaACGACTCAGttacagttataatatattagatgaaGGTGAATATATAAACTCTAATTACAATCTCCGATTTCCGTTTTATTATGAATCGTTACtcaatcattaattataataaagaattaataaataaaagtcgatatattgaatgaatatttattcctctatctaatattttttaataaaacattatcaaatcTAAGAGGTTTCTTTAAATAActtgtataacatattattattacgggTACTGAAATACAAGTGTTCTCTATGTGTAcagttattattgtattatatatatttgttacagaaACCTATTGGAATATTAACAACAAGCTCAGGAAAATTAGTTGAGATAAGAGAGAGTATCGGCTTAAATTCAGATGTCTTTTCGAATCAGTATAATATAGACTTAATGACTCATACTAATGCTGAAAGAATTCCGGAAAGGTTAGTACACGCTAAGGGTACAGCTGCATTTGGTTATTTTGAGGTCACTAACGATGTATCGCAGTATACAAAAGCAGAAGTATTTAATGGTATTGGAAAAAAAACTCCTGTCGTAGTTAGATTTTCAACAGTTGTACAAAATCTTGGTGGAAATGATCTAGCCAGAGAAATAAAAGGGATGGCTGTCAAATTTTTTACGAAAGAAGGAAACTTGGATCTCGTATCTCTAAGCTTTCCGGTCTTTTTCCATAGAGATCCAATAGATTTTCCATATTTCATACACGCACTAAAGAGAAACCCTAAAACTAACCTTTTTGATTTCTCTGCTCGTTGGGACTTCATAACTAAGAAACCTGAAAATTTACATGGTCTTCTATGGATGCTCTCAGATTATGGTATACCAAATGGTTACAGAAAAATGGATGCCTTTCCTATTCAtacgtttcaaataaataataaacacggtGGCAGctattttgtcaaatttaattttagaactgAACAAGGAGTAGAAAATCTCCCATCCAGTGCAGCGGAAGCCATCACGGCACGTGATCTTGATTACTATACGAGGGACTTATATAatgcaattgaaaataaaaattatcccGCTTGGACTTTGGAAATGGATATTATGTCATtcgatgacataaaaaaaatcgattacaaTCCATTTGAAGTTACAAGGTTGTGGAAAAAAGGCACTTATTATACCGTGCCTATTGGTCGTCTTGTTCTAGATAGAAATCCTGACAATTTCTTCAGAGTGTCTGAAATGAGCGCATTTAATCCTGGTAATCTAGTACCTGGTATACCTGGTCcacttgataatttatttaaatcgcgACGTTCAGCATACCGCGATGCCCAAATATACCGCTTGGGCGTAAATCACAATAGAATTGAAGTAAATACTCCGTTATATTCGAAGGTGTACAATCGTGATGGTAAGCCACCTGTGAGGGACAACATGATGGATGCACCAAATTACTATCCCAATTCATTTAATGGACCAGTTCCGTATGTAGACCCAAGTCGGCTTAAAGAACGATTTACAGTGTTCGATGTTAATGCGGTCGATTTAGATCAGCCAGAATATTTCATCAAACATTACTTACGGAGCGACCAACGAGAAAGACTTATTAACAATACTATACCAACATTAGTACCCATAGCTCCTTATTTGCAAAGGAGGGCAATACGTTTGTTGACCTTAACTGATCCAAGTTTAGGAAGAGAAATTTCGGAAAAGCTACAAGAAGCGTTAAAACAGCCCCCACCTCCACCGCTTCCTGTGTTAAACGAGCCGAAAAGGAAAATGAAATCTTAGtgaatgttataattttgtttaataacgttttactaatttatttatgtaatatcaaataattgtttatattaaatttttagtcaGATTGCAACATGCTACTAAAAACCGACAAAGAATATGTAAACCTATTTTCTAACATGTACAAACTATCACTTCGCCATTTACGAATTCCCGTGAAACTTTAGGGTAACTTTTGagtaaacattgtttttatttgttaagttaaataatGCTATAAGCTGTGCACTTGCTCCAGGTCAAACTTACCAAATACCTACAACACACGTGTTAAGGCATGTTTATTTTCCAACAGAGTTTACTTTATGAACAATAATTTCTACCGAGAGTCAAAATTcataacattattatgtattattattatattttccaaaattaaatttgactaacggaggaatattttatttatacgattgtaataatattatctgaCAAACTGAcaggattataataaataaatctattatttattgttcttctaatataataataagatactgaatataaaagtttttgaaatataaaatcaacgaaTGAAATAGATCATGAATAGAGGCCGAATTTTTGACTTTAGAGTGAGGATATTAGAAGGCAAACAAACTAAATGTCTCCCAAGCGTAAAATGCTTTAAAGCCTGAAGcctttttattagattatttctTAAGACTTGACTTATATTAGTCATACAGAAGAAAGTTATAAAGCAATCAAAATACTAATAGATATATGGAGGTAAATTGTTATGAgaaatgagtttttttaatatgttaataatttaacctttttgggtaaatcaaactaaaacaggcaattttataaaaataaatcctttgTGTTCCTGCAAATAGTTATATAGAATGTTTTACGTTTCATAACAACCAgaattaaggtatttttttttcatttaatgcgttttttttattgtattgaactTTTATCGCCACTGAAGTCGAAAGTGGTGGAAATAATTGTATTCTTAGATGGTATCGTACTCCCTGCTCGAACACAAGTAACGAACCTCCGTAAAATCAATTCCCTCGATCGAACTTGATATATCTTTACAAGcatgtgtaaataaaaatagtttaaattataatatgttgctGGATTAAGGAGTTAAACATTTTCTACTATTTGGAGAGTACTCAGTATTGATCAAAAAAtgttggtaaaatatttttttttacaaatgattatttttgattGTCACGATCCTTATCCTTATGTGTTACATTACAAAAACTTTCCTTCCTCTCTTAAGAGAAGCTGAGCtaacttaattaatttcttagtaCAATTCCTGACGCACGGATCCTgacttgaataaatatatttcgccTGTTATATAAATGCTTGTATAAGATGAAAACGACACTATGTTAATCAATGTGGATTTCACCTAATTGGCATTGTATCGTCCGTCGTCCGTCCAGATTCAGTAAGACAGTCTTTAAAAAGTTGCAaccaaaagtataaattaattcaggATATTCTAAATTTTCAAAGTAAGCGTTATTCGAACCATAGCATTATATAGATTATGCAAATAGCGATCTATAAGCGACGGGTTGTTCCGAGCCCGTTGTTTTGGAAACTCCCTCGTGTCCACTCTGCTGGAAGGCTGCCTGTTAGTATGGACTTATGaatagctttttatttttactatgatGTGCTTTATTAGTGATCACGGTTAATTTTGGGACTCTCAGTATTTTTGACTTACACAAGACTGATATTAATGTCTCaatactttacatattttttgttaatttaggctttcttttttagtttatatttttaacaaaatttacgtttttgtaaataagaGTAGTGATTTTTCTGTTGGATATAAGTCAATATTGGAGTGGAACAAAGTTTATACTGAGTAGAAACAACGTAAAGTTTAAGAAATCAGttcattttatgattttatttttattttatttcaattaatataaatgttttaaaaaatttaattataataaattaacacaattaaataatattaaaattcaacgtATGAGGATGAaacgaaaattaataatttttaccaCATTTAACACCCGCAACTTTCATGACCAAGGCTTTTAAAACTAACAAATCGTTTGCAATTTCGtttcaagttattttaatatataatccgtctgggtaggtaccacccactcatcggatattctaccgccaaacagcaatggtTCCCATGTAAATGGTCAGTGAGCCAGTTGCTCGTCccctaataaagtaaaataataagattaaataattctgataagtttgttgaaatatttttgataaatacgCCTCTCATTCTAATTTAGGTTTGTGCCTTTtgtatttggaatattttagGTATTCCACATGAAAACAAAGCAATGTTTTTGTTCTGTATTAATGGCCAAGTAAAGAGTGtttttttaactgaatatttattacaacgctATGATACAATAGCTACGCGGACGGGTTCCACCctatggtaaatgatcaccgcCCATACAAATTGGcaccatttaataatttaagcatttctaacatcgccaatgcttcCCTAacaatgttatgtcctttgctCCTGTATAGTAGTACCTAGTATAACTCGCTCAACCTTCAAAACggaactaagtattgttgttagAATGTGTGATGAGCGATACGTACGTGCGTGACGATACGGGTCCgcactaagccctaccatcaagtaagtgATCcagcaattaaaaatatttatattaaatgttatttttatgagagccgagatggcccagtggttagaacgcgtgcatcttaaccgatgatttcgggttccaacccaggcaagcaccactgaattttcatgtgcttaatttgtgtttataattcatctcgtgctcggcggtgaaggaaaacatcgtgaggatgcaggttgcatgtgtctaatttcaacgaagttctgccacatgtgaattccaccaacgcgcattggagcagcgtggtagaataagctccaaaccttctccccaaagggagaggaggccttagcccagaagtgggaaatttacaggctgttaatgtaatgtatgtatataatgttatttttattatttaagagaaaaataacagttattttgtgtttttccTATTTATAACTTTGATTTACCGGTGTTCCTTCACGCGCTTTATATAGAATatcgtatataatatgtagaaaaCTACGTagtaatatgtacatacatcgGTGTAAAACTCATACATCCATTATTACCAGTCTAGCGCATCTTCACCGTCGGTTGGTTATTGAGCCTAGTTGAGCTTGTTCGACGAAAACTGCAtggaatgttatataaataaacttataggtattatttaatatcattgattaactattattataaagctCAATAGTTTGTTTATTGGAAAACAgtcttttaattaagaaaagttTTTGGCATCACCTATAAATTTGACTATAATGATAATCATTCTACGGCCCATGAGACCAAAGAAGTAATGTTTAACAAGGGTGAAACTATTGAGCtgctagttaattataaaaataaatatacactgaCGGACTCATAAACTGCACTTGAACTTTGAGTTCAGGATtactttcgaattaatattttttattaagtatgcaAACTTTTTAGATTAAACTAAATGAAGACTAACCATTTTAACCATTATAtacttaagaataaaaaaaaacactaatagtACTGTACAGtagtaaaagataaaatgacAGCcgggaaaataaatttatgcatGTTATGTTTTCTCAATTCGTCCGTTATTAGAgtaaagtttgaaataaattatttttcatatgcgatttaaattattactgttATTACTATTGTGCAGTACTGATTATTGGTCTTTTAAACTCAACAAAAATTTCGTAACTCTAATAAATTTTTCATCCGAACAAGCCGCTTAAAAATATGGCATTGCTGCTAAAAGGCTTGGATCCACGAATAGAATTGctagaaaaaaaattttaaatcagtcTACGGCTTTTAGAGTATACCGAAGGTTTGTAGAGACAGGGTCATACAAAAGGAGACCCGGTACCGGCAGAACTAGAGCAACCACCCGTCGTGACGCCCgcttaatttttaacttatctACGAAATGGTTTACTCACGTCAGTACATCAAAACTTCACAAATTGCGTGGAGTAATGGTGGGACCACGAAAATTAAGAGGAATTGAGGATACGGCAATCACCATTTTTAGACCAGCAAATGGTCCAAAGCTGTCTGCAATTTACAGAAAAGTTCGTTTAAGATTTGCCCGTGAACATATTAATAGGACTGAAGAGCAATGGGCTTCCATATTGTTCATCGATGAGTGTAGGACATGTTTAAATGGTGCCTACGGTCGCAGACATTGACGTAGGGAGAGATATCCCAAAGTTGTATCGAGGACTGTGCGGTGGCATTTCGTTGATCGGGGGAACGGAACTTGTGTTCATCGACATGTTTCGTCAAAACGGTACAAAAGATTGTTAGACAGTACAATGCTATATAACAGAGGTTTTAAAAGCTCACGTGGTACATGGGATTAATAAGCGAAAATTTTACTGTAATGCAAGATAATGCCCGACCCCGTGACACAAGTTCAACAATATTGCGAAAAGGTTAGGATTCGTACCATGACTTGGCCAGCAGGCAGCCCACATCTCAATCCCAATTAACATGTTTGCAGCAAAACTCACGCAAAATTAtcgtttttgttaaaaaaaatctgaagtTAACGAACCAAACTATAGGTTTCAATTTTACATCGTATAAATAGTTTGAATAAACGTAAAgtatacgtataattatatgCATTTGTATTCGTGTGCAAGACGTAAAGAAGTGTGCGTTTGTGactgttatttatacttttggtGAAGCTATAACACAAGAGCGAATAATAGTTCtctctttaaataaagaagatttttttCGAATTTCAGAATAAATAGTCaatcaaaatgttttcattaaacTACCTCATCACTAAATGTCATCACCACATAGCGGTTAAATACGTGAGGATTGAATAGCTTCGTGCGGCAAATACTCTGGCAAGCAATTGAGGTCACATTTTCATTTGAACGAACTGGAATGAAAAACTGGGATCGAGTGCAACCGAGCTTGGCTAATCTAACATCTAAAAATAGTTCgtcaatataaaaatctttggaCCTGCGTCGGGATACTAAAACgctcaatttaattttctgaaaagattattattagaaattaagGAAGCGATCGTAATTGCCATCTTGtccaatttatttgaatttttacttatttgtataatcattataattgaaaaatactataaatgtaaTTGGCACTGTAAAACTAAATAGTTTTACGATTAAATAATCGTCCTCTTAGTACGGAATTAGATTGActgtattacaaatattgtataattttaaaagtgaacattcggctaaatatttattagtttgtttACTATATAGTAACATGTTATTTAATTCGAATTACGTCAAATATTTTCACTATCTATTTATAAGTGAAGATGTTGCGAAAATTTTACCATCACAATGACGTGATTAAAATGATTACAGTTACaacttttacttatattatttaatgacattAATGAACCGATATAAATCCGtttcagtaattaaaaataagtgtatatagctcataagtaaaaataaattataattaatttgaatattgtaattAGTACTCTGtggaaattatttgttaattaactaaCTATACATAAACAGGATAACGTATTCGAACAGTTAGTATTTGATGGTtgtgtaatttgtataataatagacttaaatatataacactagGAATCCTAAAGTGATCAGTTTTACAGGGATCAACATTAACGAAAACTTTTCTGGAGGTCGACAATGTTTAAAAATCgagaaattaatgaatacaAGTTCTTATTTTAAGCTTTTAAGATACTGTAAGTTGTGTTACGTGTACCAActtgttaaaatttgtttgaataattatttattacacttgacatttactgaattttatgtataattatttacttaaatatttatgagaaaatgaTATAAAGTATACTCACTTAACCAACCACAAAGTTTTATAATTGgtgttatataagtattttgtatCAATcggaaaaaatctaaaaatatggCACTGAGTTGTCCTTTAATTTTGGTTTCTGCCCAAAATAGTTTGCGCACTGAtcaacacaataaatatattcaaatcgcACTTGTAGTTCCTTAAAATATGGTATTCAGCCATAAAAAACGACCTTCTTTTATTactcatagtataaaacaaaattggatATCGCGCCTGTCCGCTTGTTCGCTAACATTGATCTTTtcaca
It encodes the following:
- the LOC113402497 gene encoding catalase-like; amino-acid sequence: MKSMEAYICYFFFLVIKYVQCHDNELYEYLNRTDRSTCQLYEFKEDHPKPIGILTTSSGKLVEIRESIGLNSDVFSNQYNIDLMTHTNAERIPERLVHAKGTAAFGYFEVTNDVSQYTKAEVFNGIGKKTPVVVRFSTVVQNLGGNDLAREIKGMAVKFFTKEGNLDLVSLSFPVFFHRDPIDFPYFIHALKRNPKTNLFDFSARWDFITKKPENLHGLLWMLSDYGIPNGYRKMDAFPIHTFQINNKHGGSYFVKFNFRTEQGVENLPSSAAEAITARDLDYYTRDLYNAIENKNYPAWTLEMDIMSFDDIKKIDYNPFEVTRLWKKGTYYTVPIGRLVLDRNPDNFFRVSEMSAFNPGNLVPGIPGPLDNLFKSRRSAYRDAQIYRLGVNHNRIEVNTPLYSKVYNRDGKPPVRDNMMDAPNYYPNSFNGPVPYVDPSRLKERFTVFDVNAVDLDQPEYFIKHYLRSDQRERLINNTIPTLVPIAPYLQRRAIRLLTLTDPSLGREISEKLQEALKQPPPPPLPVLNEPKRKMKS